Proteins encoded within one genomic window of Cellulomonas flavigena DSM 20109:
- the rlmN gene encoding 23S rRNA (adenine(2503)-C(2))-methyltransferase RlmN, translating into MNATPVRLQLTATSRGARGKPPRHFVDLTPEERVAAVTALGEKPFRAKQLATHYFTHLTSDADAMTDLPKASRDTLVADLFPELLTTSRTLTADHGTTVKTLYHLFDGAKVESVLMRYANRTTLCVSSQAGCGLACSFCATGKMGLLRNLSTAEIVEQVRQAARALADGDVPGGPTRLSNVVFMGMGEPLANYKAVMATVRRLVAPAPDGLGMSARNVTVSTVGLVPAMDRLAGEGIPVTLALSLHAPDDELRSELVPVNTRWSVDEALDSARRYFDVTGRRVSIEYALIRDVNDHAWRADLLGEKLVARGTGWVHCNPIPLNPTPGSRWTASDPQVEAEFVARLRAHGVPTTIRDTRGSDIDGACGQLAAEEDE; encoded by the coding sequence GTGAACGCCACCCCCGTACGTCTCCAGCTCACCGCGACCTCCCGCGGAGCCCGCGGCAAGCCGCCGCGTCACTTCGTCGACCTCACCCCCGAGGAGCGCGTGGCGGCGGTGACGGCGCTCGGCGAGAAGCCGTTCCGCGCCAAGCAGCTCGCGACGCACTACTTCACGCACCTGACGTCGGACGCCGACGCGATGACCGACCTGCCGAAGGCCAGCCGGGACACGCTCGTCGCCGACCTCTTCCCGGAGCTGCTGACGACGAGCCGCACGCTCACCGCGGACCACGGCACGACGGTCAAGACGCTGTACCACCTGTTCGACGGTGCCAAGGTCGAGTCGGTGCTCATGCGCTACGCCAACCGCACGACCCTGTGCGTGTCCTCCCAGGCGGGCTGCGGCCTGGCGTGCTCTTTCTGCGCGACGGGCAAGATGGGCCTGCTGCGCAACCTGTCGACCGCCGAGATCGTCGAGCAGGTGCGGCAGGCGGCCCGCGCGCTGGCGGACGGCGACGTCCCCGGCGGGCCGACGCGACTGAGCAACGTCGTCTTCATGGGCATGGGCGAACCCCTGGCCAACTACAAGGCCGTCATGGCGACGGTGCGTCGGCTCGTCGCACCGGCGCCGGACGGCCTCGGGATGTCGGCGCGCAACGTCACGGTGTCGACCGTGGGCCTCGTGCCGGCGATGGACCGGCTCGCCGGCGAGGGCATTCCCGTGACCCTCGCGCTGTCCCTGCACGCACCGGACGACGAGCTGCGCAGCGAGCTCGTCCCGGTGAACACGCGCTGGAGCGTCGACGAGGCGCTCGACTCCGCGCGCCGCTACTTCGACGTCACCGGTCGGCGGGTGTCGATCGAGTACGCGCTGATCCGCGACGTCAACGACCACGCGTGGCGCGCGGACCTGCTGGGCGAGAAGCTCGTCGCCCGCGGCACCGGCTGGGTGCACTGCAACCCGATCCCGCTGAACCCCACACCGGGTTCGCGCTGGACGGCGAGCGATCCGCAGGTCGAGGCCGAGTTCGTGGCACGCTTGCGAGCGCACGGGGTTCCCACGACGATCCGGGACACCCGCGGCAGCGACATCGACGGCGCGTGCGGCCAGCTCGCCGCGGAGGAGGACGAGTGA
- a CDS encoding DivIVA domain-containing protein — protein MSDGMFRTVSGLRRGYDPDEVDEFFAHARSVYEQGPATALSGTDVRQVAFDLVRGGYVTAAVDAALDRLEAAFVARHRSQFVAERGQAAWMEHLGTQARTLYGRLGRPDGDRFAPPEGRKPGYEPADVDELCHRLVAYFDTGAPLTAAEVRATTFRRRNGRNGYAEGPVDAFVARAVEVLLGVE, from the coding sequence GTGAGCGACGGCATGTTCCGCACGGTCTCCGGGCTGCGTCGCGGTTACGACCCGGACGAGGTCGACGAGTTCTTCGCTCACGCGCGCTCGGTGTACGAGCAGGGACCAGCGACGGCGCTCTCGGGCACCGACGTCCGCCAGGTGGCGTTCGACCTGGTCCGCGGCGGGTACGTGACCGCAGCGGTCGATGCGGCCCTCGACCGGCTCGAGGCCGCGTTCGTCGCGCGTCACCGCTCGCAGTTCGTCGCGGAGCGCGGGCAGGCCGCGTGGATGGAGCACCTGGGCACCCAGGCGCGCACGCTGTACGGCCGCCTCGGGCGCCCCGACGGTGACCGTTTCGCGCCCCCCGAGGGTCGCAAGCCCGGGTACGAGCCGGCGGACGTCGACGAGCTGTGCCACCGACTCGTCGCGTACTTCGACACCGGGGCGCCCCTGACGGCTGCCGAGGTGCGGGCCACCACCTTCCGGCGCCGCAACGGGCGCAACGGCTACGCGGAGGGACCCGTCGACGCGTTCGTCGCGCGCGCGGTCGAGGTCCTGCTCGGCGTCGAGTGA
- a CDS encoding aspartate aminotransferase family protein encodes MSTTPRGTDRQSAARDHLWGHFTRQSAWAQGVPTIVRGEGHHVWDADGHRLIDGLSGLFVVQLGHGREELAAAAAAQARELAFFPVWSYAHPQAIDLAERLASHAPGDVNRVFFTTGGGEAVETAWKLAKQYWKLRGRPGKHKVVSRAVAYHGTTQGALAITGLPELKAPFEPLVPGAHKVPNTNAYRAPEALRDDPKAFGRWAADRVAEAIEFEGPETVAAVFLEPVQNAGGCFPPPPGYFERVREICDEHDVLLVSDEVICAFGRIGSIFACDDLGYQPDMITCAKGMTSGYSPIGACLVSDRVYEPFARGTTSFAHGYTFGGHPVSAAVAMANLDLFEAEGVVDHVHENAPVLRAALERLLDLPIVGDVRGEGFFYGIELVKDKVTRETFDDDESERLLRGFLTPALYDAGLYCRADDRGDPVVQLAPPLTCGPAQFDEIEQILRGVLTDAWARL; translated from the coding sequence ATGAGCACCACACCGCGCGGCACCGACCGCCAGAGCGCTGCCCGTGACCACCTGTGGGGCCACTTCACGCGGCAGAGCGCGTGGGCGCAGGGCGTTCCCACGATCGTGCGGGGCGAGGGCCACCACGTCTGGGACGCGGACGGGCACCGGCTGATCGACGGCCTGTCCGGCCTGTTCGTCGTGCAGCTCGGCCACGGGCGCGAGGAACTGGCCGCCGCCGCGGCCGCCCAGGCCCGCGAGCTCGCGTTCTTCCCGGTGTGGTCGTACGCGCACCCGCAGGCGATCGACCTGGCCGAGCGCCTCGCGTCGCACGCGCCGGGCGACGTCAACCGCGTGTTCTTCACGACCGGCGGCGGCGAGGCCGTCGAGACGGCGTGGAAGCTCGCCAAGCAGTACTGGAAGCTGCGGGGCCGCCCGGGCAAGCACAAGGTCGTCTCGCGTGCCGTGGCCTACCACGGCACGACGCAGGGGGCGCTGGCGATCACCGGGCTGCCCGAGCTCAAGGCGCCGTTCGAGCCGCTCGTGCCCGGCGCGCACAAGGTGCCCAACACCAACGCGTACCGCGCGCCCGAGGCACTGCGCGACGACCCGAAGGCCTTCGGCCGCTGGGCTGCGGACCGTGTCGCCGAGGCCATCGAGTTCGAGGGCCCCGAGACCGTCGCCGCCGTGTTCCTCGAGCCCGTGCAGAACGCCGGCGGGTGCTTCCCGCCCCCGCCCGGGTACTTCGAGCGCGTGCGCGAGATCTGCGACGAGCACGACGTGCTGCTCGTGTCCGACGAGGTCATCTGCGCGTTCGGTCGCATCGGGTCGATCTTCGCGTGTGACGACCTGGGCTACCAGCCCGACATGATCACGTGCGCGAAGGGCATGACCTCGGGCTACTCGCCGATCGGCGCGTGCCTCGTGTCCGACCGCGTCTACGAGCCGTTCGCACGCGGCACCACGAGCTTCGCGCACGGCTACACGTTCGGCGGCCACCCCGTGTCGGCCGCCGTCGCCATGGCCAACCTCGACCTCTTCGAGGCCGAGGGCGTCGTGGACCACGTCCACGAGAACGCCCCTGTGCTGCGTGCCGCCCTCGAGCGGCTCCTCGACCTGCCGATCGTCGGCGACGTGCGCGGCGAGGGCTTCTTCTACGGGATCGAGCTGGTGAAGGACAAGGTCACCCGCGAGACGTTCGACGACGACGAGTCCGAGCGGCTGCTGCGCGGCTTCCTGACCCCCGCGCTCTACGACGCAGGCCTGTACTGCCGCGCCGACGACCGCGGCGACCCCGTCGTCCAGCTCGCACCTCCCCTGACGTGCGGGCCCGCGCAGTTCGACGAGATCGAGCAGATCCTGCGGGGTGTCCTCACCGACGCATGGGCGCGCCTGTGA
- the frr gene encoding ribosome recycling factor: MIDDTLLEAEEKMDKAVEVAKEDFAAIRTGRANAAMFAKIFVDYYGAPTPLQQLASFNVVEARTILVSPFDKSSTTAIEKALRDSDLGVNPTNDGNVVRVVLPALTAERRKDFVKLAKSKAEDARISVRSVRRRAKEELDRIAKDGEAGEDEVARAEKELEVLTKKHVELVDQLLASKESELLEV; encoded by the coding sequence GTGATCGACGACACACTCCTCGAGGCCGAGGAGAAGATGGACAAGGCCGTGGAGGTCGCGAAGGAGGACTTCGCGGCGATCCGCACGGGCCGGGCGAACGCGGCGATGTTCGCCAAGATCTTCGTCGACTACTACGGCGCGCCGACGCCGCTGCAGCAGCTGGCGTCCTTCAACGTCGTCGAGGCGCGCACCATCCTCGTCTCGCCGTTCGACAAGTCGTCGACCACGGCGATCGAGAAGGCCCTGCGCGACTCCGACCTGGGCGTCAACCCGACGAACGACGGCAACGTCGTACGCGTCGTGCTCCCCGCCCTCACGGCCGAGCGGCGCAAGGACTTCGTCAAGCTCGCCAAGTCGAAGGCGGAGGACGCCCGGATCTCCGTGCGCTCCGTGCGCCGGCGCGCCAAGGAGGAGCTCGACCGCATCGCCAAGGACGGCGAGGCCGGCGAGGACGAGGTCGCCCGCGCGGAGAAGGAGCTCGAGGTGCTCACCAAGAAGCACGTCGAGCTCGTCGACCAGCTGCTCGCCTCCAAGGAGAGCGAGCTGCTCGAGGTCTGA
- a CDS encoding Lrp/AsnC family transcriptional regulator produces MTQRDRAVVLDAAAKGIIEQLQEDGRRPYATIGKAVGLSEAAVRQRVQRLQESGVIQIVAVTDPLQVGFRRQAMIGIRADGDLNELAERVAAVPEVDYVVVTAGSFDVLVEVVCEDDEHLLALLNERVRALPGVRSTETFVYLRLHKQLYNWGTR; encoded by the coding sequence ATGACGCAGCGTGACCGCGCCGTCGTGCTCGACGCGGCGGCCAAGGGGATCATCGAGCAGCTGCAGGAGGACGGACGCCGTCCGTACGCCACGATCGGCAAGGCCGTCGGCCTGTCCGAGGCGGCCGTGCGTCAGCGTGTCCAGCGCCTGCAGGAGTCGGGCGTCATCCAGATCGTCGCCGTGACCGACCCGCTGCAGGTCGGGTTCCGCCGCCAGGCGATGATCGGGATCCGTGCCGACGGCGACCTCAACGAGCTCGCCGAGCGCGTCGCGGCCGTGCCCGAGGTCGACTACGTCGTCGTCACCGCGGGGTCCTTCGACGTGCTCGTCGAGGTCGTGTGCGAGGACGACGAGCACCTCCTCGCGCTGCTCAACGAGCGGGTGCGGGCCTTGCCCGGGGTCCGCAGCACCGAGACGTTCGTGTACCTGCGGCTGCACAAGCAGCTCTACAACTGGGGAACCCGATGA
- a CDS encoding NAD(P)/FAD-dependent oxidoreductase, with protein MGAPVTLADVSLWWDQVVADDPDAGHPRPPLDGDTTADVVVVGGGYTGLWTAYYLLEVDPSLDVLVVDAHVAGYGASGRNGGWCSALFPVGADALARRHGADATHAMRAALRDTVVEVGGVVAAEQVDCDFRYGGTVTLARTAPQVERVAEEVAQAQRWGDEAHLLDPDGVAEHVRASGVLAGAWTPDCARLQPARLAHGLARVVEQRGARIAEGTRALRVSPRAVVTDRGTARCRWVVRATEAWTAGLTRGRPHVVPVYSLMIATEPLPADVWAQIGLERGETFTDARHLVVYGQRTADDRLAFGGRGAPYHLGAGVAPEHDRVPRVHAHLRRALVELFPQVADHAVTHTWGGPLGVPRDWHPSVGLDRDTGIGWAGGYVGDGVAASNLAGRTLADLVTGADSALTRLPWVGHRSPAWEPEPLRWAGITAARWATTWSDRTERRTGRTSRLQPALAPLTGG; from the coding sequence ATGGGCGCGCCTGTGACCCTCGCGGACGTCTCCCTGTGGTGGGACCAGGTCGTGGCCGACGACCCGGACGCCGGGCACCCCCGCCCACCCCTGGACGGCGACACGACCGCGGACGTCGTCGTGGTCGGCGGTGGCTACACCGGCCTGTGGACCGCGTACTACCTGCTCGAGGTCGACCCCTCGCTCGACGTGCTCGTCGTCGACGCGCACGTCGCCGGGTACGGCGCCAGCGGGCGCAACGGCGGCTGGTGCTCGGCGCTGTTCCCCGTCGGCGCCGACGCGCTCGCGCGTCGTCACGGCGCCGACGCGACGCACGCGATGCGGGCCGCCCTGCGGGACACCGTGGTCGAGGTCGGCGGCGTCGTCGCTGCCGAGCAGGTCGACTGCGACTTCCGGTACGGCGGCACCGTCACGCTGGCCCGCACGGCACCGCAGGTCGAGCGGGTCGCCGAGGAGGTCGCGCAGGCGCAGCGCTGGGGCGACGAGGCCCACCTCCTCGACCCCGACGGCGTCGCGGAGCACGTGCGCGCGTCGGGCGTGCTCGCCGGTGCGTGGACCCCCGACTGCGCGCGTCTGCAGCCCGCGCGGCTCGCGCACGGGCTCGCACGGGTCGTCGAGCAGCGCGGAGCCCGCATCGCCGAGGGCACGCGCGCGCTGCGCGTCTCCCCGCGAGCGGTCGTCACCGACCGCGGGACGGCGCGGTGCCGCTGGGTGGTGCGCGCGACCGAGGCGTGGACGGCGGGGCTGACCCGCGGCCGACCGCACGTCGTCCCCGTGTACTCGCTGATGATCGCCACCGAGCCGCTGCCCGCGGACGTGTGGGCGCAGATCGGGCTCGAGCGGGGCGAGACGTTCACCGACGCCCGTCACCTCGTCGTCTACGGGCAGCGCACGGCGGACGACCGCCTCGCGTTCGGGGGACGCGGCGCGCCGTACCACCTGGGGGCGGGCGTCGCGCCCGAGCACGACCGCGTGCCCCGCGTGCACGCGCACCTGCGCCGCGCGCTCGTCGAGCTGTTCCCGCAGGTCGCCGACCACGCGGTGACGCACACGTGGGGCGGGCCGCTGGGCGTCCCCCGCGACTGGCACCCGTCCGTGGGGCTGGACCGCGACACGGGGATCGGGTGGGCCGGAGGATACGTAGGCGACGGGGTCGCGGCATCGAACCTCGCCGGGCGGACTCTCGCGGACCTGGTCACCGGAGCCGACTCCGCGCTCACCCGGCTGCCCTGGGTGGGCCACCGCTCGCCGGCCTGGGAGCCGGAGCCGCTGCGCTGGGCAGGGATCACCGCGGCCCGGTGGGCCACCACCTGGTCGGACCGCACCGAGCGACGGACCGGACGCACGAGCCGCCTGCAGCCCGCGCTGGCACCGCTGACCGGAGGCTGA
- a CDS encoding polyamine ABC transporter substrate-binding protein — protein sequence MSSDRRALPADPRVRELVKQARGVSRRRFLAGAAGAAGAAALLGACGTAGPSRAGTGDSSTGPLRWANWTQYLDQNEDGTSFPTLEAFEERTGIAVEYSEDIEDNDSFYGKISQQLENGQDIGYDVVTLTDWMTARWIRQGYVAELDRTRIPNAANILPNLDGVDFDDGRRFSLTWQSGFAGIAWDTQAIPEGLRSVSDLWDPRLKGRVEVLSEMRDTIGLIMLENGMDPASNWTTDDWFDALDVVRRHLDDGQIRRVRGNSYTQDLASGDAVACFAWSGDITSLNYDYDGRFAFAIPDAGGTLWSDNLMVPRSSGRKAQAEELFDYYYDPEVAAEVAAWVNYITPVQGAQEAMARIDPDLAEDTNIFPTAEVLSQVHVFRTLTPAEEERYNGQFLSVIGA from the coding sequence ATGAGCAGCGACCGACGTGCCCTCCCGGCCGACCCACGCGTGCGCGAGCTGGTGAAGCAGGCCCGGGGCGTCTCCCGGCGCCGCTTCCTGGCGGGGGCGGCGGGCGCCGCCGGCGCCGCGGCCCTGCTCGGCGCGTGCGGTACCGCGGGCCCGAGCCGGGCCGGGACGGGCGACTCGTCGACAGGTCCGCTGCGGTGGGCGAACTGGACCCAGTACCTCGACCAGAACGAGGACGGCACCAGCTTCCCCACCCTCGAGGCCTTCGAGGAGCGGACGGGTATCGCGGTCGAGTACTCCGAGGACATCGAGGACAACGACTCGTTCTACGGCAAGATCTCGCAGCAGCTCGAGAACGGTCAGGACATCGGCTACGACGTCGTCACCCTCACGGACTGGATGACGGCGCGCTGGATCCGCCAGGGGTACGTCGCCGAGCTCGACCGCACCCGCATCCCCAACGCCGCCAACATCCTGCCCAACCTCGACGGCGTCGACTTCGACGACGGCCGCAGGTTCTCGCTCACGTGGCAGTCCGGCTTCGCGGGCATCGCGTGGGACACGCAGGCCATCCCGGAGGGGCTGCGGTCGGTGTCGGACCTGTGGGACCCGAGGCTCAAGGGGCGGGTCGAGGTGCTGTCGGAGATGCGCGACACCATCGGCCTCATCATGCTCGAGAACGGCATGGACCCCGCGTCGAACTGGACCACGGACGACTGGTTCGACGCGCTCGACGTCGTGCGTCGCCACCTCGACGACGGGCAGATCCGCCGGGTGCGCGGCAACTCCTACACGCAGGACCTGGCGTCGGGCGACGCGGTCGCGTGCTTCGCGTGGTCAGGTGACATCACGTCGCTCAACTACGACTACGACGGCAGGTTCGCGTTCGCGATCCCCGACGCGGGCGGCACTCTCTGGAGCGACAACCTCATGGTGCCGAGGTCGTCGGGGCGCAAGGCGCAGGCCGAGGAGCTCTTCGACTACTACTACGACCCCGAGGTCGCGGCCGAGGTCGCGGCCTGGGTCAACTACATCACGCCCGTCCAGGGCGCGCAGGAGGCGATGGCGCGGATCGATCCCGACCTCGCCGAGGACACGAACATCTTCCCGACCGCGGAGGTGCTGTCCCAGGTGCACGTCTTCCGGACGCTGACGCCGGCCGAGGAGGAGCGCTACAACGGCCAGTTCCTCTCCGTGATCGGCGCGTGA
- a CDS encoding aminobutyraldehyde dehydrogenase yields MTEHAPIELSNVVDGKDVPARDGATTAVVDPSTGQEYARAPLSGSADVEAAYAAADRAAAGWARTTPAARQSALLALADLVDAHADELVAAESRNTGKPLHLTATDEVPPCADQLRFFAGAARVLTGLSAGEYLEGHTSWLRREPVGVVGQVTPWNYPLMMAVWKIAPALAAGNTVVLKPSDTTPVTTVMLARLAAQVLPPGVLNVVCGDRDTGRALVAHPRPDLVAITGSVRAGAEVARAAADGLKRVHLELGGKAPVLVLDDADVAAAAEGIADAAYYNAGQDCTAATRVLVHARVRDDLVAALAQAARSRRTGRPDDPDVAFGPLNNSTQLERVTGFLERLPDHARVVVGGTRPQGPGYFLEATVVEGLRQQDEAVQEEIFGPVVTVQSFGDEDEALRLANDVRYGLAASVWTRDHARALRLSRALDVGVVWVNTHLPFVAEMPHGGFKSSGYGKDLSLYGLEEYTRLKHVMSAFGG; encoded by the coding sequence GTGACCGAGCACGCGCCGATCGAGCTCAGCAACGTCGTCGACGGGAAGGACGTCCCGGCGCGTGACGGCGCGACCACGGCCGTCGTCGACCCGAGCACCGGTCAGGAGTATGCGCGTGCGCCGCTGAGCGGGTCCGCCGACGTCGAGGCCGCCTACGCCGCGGCCGACCGGGCCGCCGCGGGCTGGGCGCGCACGACCCCGGCGGCGCGGCAGTCGGCGCTGCTCGCCCTGGCCGACCTCGTGGACGCGCACGCCGACGAGCTCGTCGCCGCCGAGTCGCGCAACACCGGCAAGCCGCTGCACCTGACCGCGACCGACGAGGTGCCGCCGTGCGCCGACCAGCTGCGCTTCTTCGCGGGCGCTGCGCGCGTCCTGACGGGGCTGTCGGCGGGCGAGTACCTCGAGGGTCACACGTCCTGGCTGCGCCGCGAGCCCGTGGGGGTCGTCGGGCAGGTCACGCCGTGGAACTACCCGCTGATGATGGCGGTGTGGAAGATCGCACCGGCGCTCGCGGCCGGCAACACGGTCGTCCTCAAGCCGTCCGACACCACGCCGGTGACCACGGTGATGCTGGCGCGGCTCGCGGCGCAGGTGCTGCCGCCGGGGGTGCTCAACGTCGTGTGCGGCGACCGGGACACGGGGCGCGCGCTCGTCGCGCACCCGCGCCCGGACCTCGTGGCGATCACGGGCTCGGTCCGCGCGGGCGCCGAGGTCGCCCGGGCGGCGGCCGACGGTCTCAAGCGCGTGCACCTCGAGCTCGGGGGCAAGGCGCCGGTGCTCGTCCTCGACGACGCCGACGTCGCCGCGGCGGCGGAGGGGATCGCGGACGCGGCCTACTACAACGCGGGTCAGGACTGCACGGCGGCGACGCGTGTCCTGGTGCACGCGCGCGTGCGCGACGACCTCGTCGCGGCGCTCGCGCAGGCCGCACGCTCGCGGCGCACCGGACGCCCGGACGACCCGGACGTGGCCTTCGGGCCGCTGAACAACTCGACGCAGCTCGAGCGCGTGACGGGTTTCCTCGAGCGGTTGCCGGACCACGCTCGCGTGGTGGTGGGAGGGACGCGGCCGCAGGGCCCGGGGTACTTCCTCGAGGCGACGGTCGTCGAGGGCCTGCGGCAGCAGGACGAGGCCGTGCAGGAGGAGATCTTCGGGCCCGTGGTGACCGTGCAGTCCTTCGGTGACGAGGACGAGGCGCTGCGCCTGGCGAACGACGTGCGGTACGGCTTGGCGGCGTCGGTGTGGACACGGGACCACGCCCGGGCGCTGCGTCTCTCGCGCGCGCTCGACGTCGGCGTCGTCTGGGTCAACACCCACCTGCCCTTCGTCGCGGAGATGCCGCACGGCGGCTTCAAGAGCTCCGGGTACGGCAAGGACCTGTCGCTCTACGGGCTCGAGGAGTACACCCGGCTCAAGCACGTGATGTCCGCGTTCGGCGGGTAG
- a CDS encoding phosphatidate cytidylyltransferase: MTQLAAPRKTGAGRDLPAAVTVGVVLLGLVGASLFIRKEAFAALAVIAVAAAMWELAQAFSRRSVHLPLVPLVVGSAGILVSAYVAGTEALFVAFLLTVGGAVVWRVLDGSGEAALRDASAATFAAAYLPFLAGFVMLLLAEPDGPARVALFVLLAVACDTGGYVVGSLLGRHPLAPSVSPKKSWEGLLGSLVLTSVVGVVGVQTVFQGEPLVGALLGVGVVASATLGDLAESMIKRDLELKDMGRLLPGHGGVLDRLDSLLLTAPTVWVLLTVLQPAAG, from the coding sequence ATGACGCAGCTCGCCGCACCCCGCAAGACCGGAGCGGGCCGGGACCTCCCGGCCGCGGTCACGGTCGGCGTCGTGCTGCTCGGTCTCGTCGGCGCGTCGCTGTTCATCCGCAAGGAGGCCTTCGCGGCGCTCGCCGTCATCGCGGTCGCGGCCGCGATGTGGGAGCTCGCGCAGGCCTTCTCGCGGCGCTCCGTCCACCTGCCGCTCGTGCCGCTGGTCGTCGGATCGGCCGGCATCCTCGTGTCCGCGTACGTCGCGGGGACCGAGGCGCTGTTCGTCGCGTTCCTGCTGACGGTGGGCGGCGCGGTCGTGTGGCGTGTGCTCGACGGCAGCGGGGAGGCGGCGCTGCGCGACGCGTCGGCCGCGACGTTCGCCGCGGCGTACCTGCCGTTCCTCGCCGGGTTCGTCATGCTGCTCCTCGCCGAGCCGGACGGGCCGGCGCGCGTCGCGCTGTTCGTGCTGCTCGCCGTCGCGTGCGACACCGGTGGCTACGTGGTGGGGTCCCTGCTCGGGCGCCACCCGCTGGCACCGTCCGTGAGCCCCAAGAAGTCGTGGGAGGGCCTGCTCGGCTCCCTCGTGCTCACGAGCGTCGTCGGTGTCGTCGGCGTCCAGACGGTCTTCCAGGGCGAACCGCTGGTGGGCGCGCTGCTCGGTGTCGGCGTCGTGGCGAGCGCGACCCTCGGCGACCTGGCCGAGTCCATGATCAAGCGTGACCTCGAGCTCAAGGACATGGGCCGCCTGCTGCCCGGGCACGGCGGCGTCCTCGACCGCCTCGACTCGCTCCTGCTCACTGCACCGACCGTGTGGGTGCTCCTCACCGTCCTGCAGCCGGCCGCCGGCTGA
- the dxr gene encoding 1-deoxy-D-xylulose-5-phosphate reductoisomerase, giving the protein MSRSVVVLGSTGSIGTQALEIMGPRAGDFSVAGLSAGGAHVDLLVAQARAHAVPVVAVADTAAAAAVREALPGTRVLAGPDAAAELAASGADVVLNGITGSVGLLPTLAALRAGSTLALANKESLVVGGALVHAAAVRPDQIVPVDSEHSAIAQALRSGSEREVRRLVLTASGGPFRGWTAEQVRTATPQQALAHPTWSMGPVVTVNSASLMNKGLELIEAHLLFGVPVERIAVVVHPQSVVHSMVEFVDGSTIAQASPPDMRLPIALGLAWPDRVPGAASACDWTTATSWTFEPLDEDVFPAVGLARRALAASATHPAVYNAANEECVDAFLSGRIGFGQVVDTVASVLDEHDGTPAGSLTLDAVLAAERWARTRAHEVLATG; this is encoded by the coding sequence ATGAGCCGGTCGGTCGTCGTGCTGGGCTCCACCGGCTCGATCGGCACCCAGGCGCTCGAGATCATGGGCCCGCGCGCGGGCGACTTCAGCGTGGCGGGCCTCTCGGCCGGCGGCGCCCACGTCGACCTGCTCGTGGCGCAGGCGCGTGCGCACGCCGTGCCGGTCGTCGCGGTGGCCGACACCGCCGCGGCAGCCGCGGTCCGCGAGGCGCTCCCGGGCACGCGAGTGCTGGCCGGGCCCGACGCGGCGGCCGAGCTCGCCGCGTCCGGCGCCGACGTCGTCCTCAACGGGATCACGGGATCGGTCGGCCTGCTGCCCACGCTCGCAGCGTTGCGCGCCGGCAGCACGTTGGCGCTCGCGAACAAGGAGTCCCTCGTGGTCGGCGGTGCGCTCGTGCACGCCGCCGCGGTCCGGCCCGACCAGATCGTGCCGGTGGACTCCGAGCACTCGGCCATCGCGCAGGCGTTGCGCTCGGGCAGCGAGCGAGAGGTGCGCCGGCTGGTGCTCACGGCGTCCGGTGGTCCGTTCCGCGGGTGGACGGCCGAGCAGGTCCGCACCGCGACCCCGCAGCAGGCCCTCGCGCACCCGACGTGGTCGATGGGCCCGGTCGTCACGGTGAACTCGGCGAGCCTGATGAACAAGGGTCTCGAGCTGATCGAGGCGCACCTGCTGTTCGGCGTCCCGGTGGAGCGGATCGCGGTGGTGGTGCACCCCCAGTCCGTCGTCCATTCGATGGTCGAGTTCGTCGACGGCTCGACGATCGCGCAGGCCTCGCCGCCGGACATGCGGCTGCCGATCGCGCTCGGTCTGGCGTGGCCCGACCGCGTGCCCGGCGCAGCGTCGGCGTGCGACTGGACGACGGCGACGTCGTGGACGTTCGAGCCGCTGGACGAGGACGTGTTCCCGGCGGTGGGCCTCGCACGCCGGGCGCTCGCGGCGTCGGCCACGCACCCGGCGGTCTACAACGCCGCGAACGAGGAGTGCGTGGACGCGTTCCTCTCGGGGCGCATCGGCTTCGGGCAGGTCGTCGACACGGTGGCGTCGGTGCTGGACGAGCACGACGGGACCCCTGCCGGGTCGCTGACCCTCGACGCGGTGCTCGCGGCCGAGCGGTGGGCGCGCACGCGCGCGCACGAGGTGCTCGCCACCGGCTGA